A DNA window from Thermosynechococcaceae cyanobacterium Okahandja contains the following coding sequences:
- a CDS encoding TMEM165/GDT1 family protein — protein MDWPSFALSFVVVFFSELGDKSQLVAITLGSNARSTTAVFLGVASGLVCTTFLGVLLGSRLATVVPFYLIKGVAAMIFAFLGFYLLSQPPESPSTDG, from the coding sequence ATGGATTGGCCCTCCTTTGCCCTAAGTTTTGTCGTGGTCTTTTTCTCGGAATTAGGGGACAAAAGCCAACTTGTGGCCATTACCCTAGGCAGTAATGCCCGCTCGACAACGGCGGTCTTTTTAGGCGTCGCCAGTGGCTTGGTGTGTACCACGTTCCTTGGCGTGCTCTTAGGTAGTCGCTTGGCCACGGTTGTCCCTTTTTATCTCATTAAGGGGGTAGCTGCAATGATCTTTGCCTTTTTGGGCTTTTACTTACTGTCGCAGCCGCCAGAATCTCCCTCAACTGACGGCTAA
- a CDS encoding TMEM165/GDT1 family protein has protein sequence MTSRPLPWREFGVAFLTVFLAEFADKTQLAVLLMAARSLSPWLVFVGATLALVSTSLIGVLLGRWVSRYLSAQRLQTLTGTSLLAIALWLLWDLLHPSL, from the coding sequence ATGACCAGTCGTCCCTTGCCATGGCGGGAATTTGGTGTTGCCTTTTTAACGGTTTTTTTGGCGGAGTTTGCGGACAAAACCCAATTGGCCGTGCTACTGATGGCAGCCCGTTCCCTTTCACCTTGGCTGGTGTTTGTGGGAGCCACCCTCGCCTTGGTCAGCACCAGTCTGATCGGGGTTTTGCTGGGGCGCTGGGTCTCCCGCTATCTTTCGGCTCAACGGCTACAAACCTTGACGGGCACTAGTTTGTTGGCGATCGCCCTTTGGTTATTGTGGGATCTGCTACACCCCTCGTTGTGA
- a CDS encoding HEAT repeat domain-containing protein — protein MVTRTYRSARPWPQWLSWTARPRRRSRRQPRLWRPLFLYPLAGLGLALLLWQTDSQLFLATGSGVGTVWLLARWKQAFYAYGQQLQKTLTQGAQHPLGVAVAAGAIACLGTYTLAHLWQSPADHWLVIALVVQGTLLLALIAILIMVAGQLHQHQQQEQVQRWLAALVDPNPLQRLIAVRQLAQLRDERDRQCAQEALYLLLNQESEPVVRRAALAVLDQLDDTV, from the coding sequence ATGGTGACCCGTACCTATCGCTCTGCCCGACCTTGGCCGCAGTGGCTCTCGTGGACTGCCCGGCCACGGCGGCGATCGCGGCGACAACCTCGGCTCTGGCGACCGCTTTTCCTCTATCCGTTGGCCGGACTGGGGCTGGCACTGTTGCTCTGGCAAACGGATAGCCAGTTGTTTCTGGCAACCGGCAGTGGCGTGGGCACGGTGTGGTTACTGGCGCGCTGGAAGCAGGCATTCTACGCTTACGGCCAGCAATTACAAAAAACCCTCACTCAAGGCGCACAACACCCCCTAGGGGTGGCGGTGGCAGCGGGGGCGATCGCCTGCCTTGGTACTTACACCCTTGCGCATCTGTGGCAGAGTCCTGCCGATCATTGGCTGGTGATTGCCCTTGTGGTTCAAGGCACGCTTCTGTTAGCTTTAATTGCCATCTTGATCATGGTGGCGGGGCAACTGCACCAACACCAGCAACAGGAGCAGGTACAGCGGTGGCTGGCGGCTCTGGTGGATCCTAACCCGCTTCAGCGGCTAATTGCGGTTCGCCAATTGGCTCAACTGAGGGATGAGCGCGATCGCCAGTGTGCCCAAGAAGCCCTCTACTTGCTGCTAAACCAAGAATCAGAGCCGGTGGTGCGCCGCGCTGCCCTCGCCGTTTTAGACCAGCTTGATGACACCGTTTAA
- a CDS encoding DUF4033 domain-containing protein: MTPFKPNWIERWCIAHLTRTIAKVIGVVPQRLDYAGFIAISQQVKQRYAPLQQQQVIATVFAHIIPPWISAAVRWFFRPTRWVCETNAWFATRLTAWLVGSSDRYWVDILSPDQQPQRQLSGVRIQQCRYLAETQCAALCMNLCKHPTEQFFRQQFGIPLSMTPNFSDFSCEMVFGTPLTPIPPTAVPPCFEQPDLDPCPQVLDSGAGAIAKEG, translated from the coding sequence ATGACACCGTTTAAGCCAAACTGGATTGAGCGGTGGTGTATTGCTCACCTCACCCGCACCATTGCCAAGGTAATTGGGGTAGTGCCGCAGCGGCTCGACTACGCGGGCTTCATTGCCATTAGCCAACAGGTAAAACAGCGGTATGCTCCGCTACAGCAGCAGCAGGTCATTGCCACCGTCTTTGCCCACATTATTCCACCGTGGATCAGTGCCGCGGTGCGTTGGTTCTTTCGGCCCACCCGCTGGGTTTGTGAAACGAATGCTTGGTTTGCTACCCGTTTAACGGCATGGCTAGTTGGCTCTAGCGATCGCTACTGGGTGGACATTTTGTCGCCAGATCAGCAGCCGCAACGGCAATTGAGTGGAGTGCGGATTCAACAGTGTCGCTACTTGGCCGAAACCCAGTGTGCGGCTCTGTGTATGAATTTGTGCAAACACCCCACCGAGCAGTTCTTTCGCCAACAGTTTGGTATTCCCCTCAGCATGACCCCCAACTTCAGCGATTTTAGTTGTGAGATGGTCTTTGGCACGCCCTTGACCCCGATCCCACCTACCGCCGTTCCGCCCTGTTTTGAGCAGCCCGACCTCGATCCTTGTCCCCAGGTGCTTGACTCAGGCGCGGGTGCGATCGCGAAAGAGGGGTAA
- a CDS encoding sterol desaturase family protein translates to MIPYNLSDPSLFVIMVGVMFLMVMSRLILIAGLFSVFYALAGWTPLKQRRVNLRPYRRGQWLQELGWSVITSAIFALAGAVTAVLWQRGWTAVYVELQSWQDYLYLPLSILIVLLLHETYYYWLHRWMHHPRVYRHVHRVHHQSIVASPWTAFAFHPWESLLQALFLPAVVFVIPLHPYAIVAQLTLMTFSSVINHLNLEIYPRAFATHWLGQWLIGATHHSLHHSQFRCNYGLYFTFWDRWLGTESRDYLPLFRDRTRA, encoded by the coding sequence ATGATTCCCTATAACTTAAGTGACCCTAGCCTGTTTGTGATCATGGTTGGGGTCATGTTTTTAATGGTGATGAGCCGCCTGATTCTCATTGCCGGTCTTTTTTCGGTATTTTATGCGCTTGCTGGCTGGACACCGCTCAAACAACGGCGCGTTAACCTCCGTCCTTACCGCCGCGGGCAATGGTTGCAGGAGTTGGGCTGGTCAGTTATCACTTCGGCGATTTTTGCCTTGGCGGGGGCTGTGACGGCGGTTCTGTGGCAGCGGGGCTGGACGGCAGTTTATGTGGAACTCCAATCTTGGCAGGATTACCTGTATCTGCCGCTGAGCATTCTAATCGTATTACTGCTGCACGAAACCTACTACTACTGGCTGCACCGCTGGATGCACCACCCTCGCGTTTATCGCCATGTGCATCGCGTCCATCACCAGAGCATTGTCGCTTCGCCTTGGACCGCCTTTGCCTTCCATCCTTGGGAGTCACTGCTGCAAGCCCTGTTTTTACCCGCTGTGGTGTTTGTCATCCCACTGCATCCCTACGCCATTGTGGCGCAGTTAACTTTGATGACCTTCTCTAGTGTCATTAACCATTTGAATTTGGAGATTTATCCCCGCGCTTTTGCTACCCACTGGCTGGGGCAGTGGCTCATTGGCGCTACCCACCACAGTTTGCACCACAGTCAGTTCCGCTGTAATTATGGCCTGTACTTTACCTTTTGGGATCGCTGGCTGGGCACCGAAAGCCGTGATTATTTACCCCTCTTTCGCGATCGCACCCGCGCCTGA
- a CDS encoding 50S ribosomal protein L32 — protein sequence MACPKKKTSKSKRSMRRAVWKRQAALQAQRALSIGKSILTERAQGFYFPEAEENNTADEE from the coding sequence ATGGCCTGCCCCAAGAAAAAAACCTCGAAATCTAAGCGCAGTATGCGCCGTGCCGTTTGGAAACGTCAAGCGGCACTCCAAGCCCAGCGCGCCCTATCCATTGGCAAATCAATTTTAACCGAGCGTGCCCAAGGCTTTTACTTCCCTGAGGCTGAGGAAAATAACACCGCAGACGAGGAGTAA
- a CDS encoding NlpC/P60 family protein encodes MDRQLGAMQLFTLTAHVNLYDALTGDRLATQGAAGRFLWVPAGSTDSSTGRRYVQLAEDEYWGWLDPADDPSLQPSVTPYQPIVRDRAAVVKAIEAIIAFCEAARAVPHTYLWGGTVAPNYDCSGLMQASFASQGIWLPRDAYQQEAFTMPLLPTGTSPEAAVPYLERGDLVFFGTKEKATHVGLYVGEGCYLHSSGKEFGRNGIGIDTLLPSPDPVSTAYRQQFRGAGRVMGSYLPVG; translated from the coding sequence GTGGATCGCCAGCTCGGGGCAATGCAACTCTTTACCTTGACTGCTCATGTCAATCTTTACGATGCGCTCACGGGCGATCGCTTGGCCACTCAGGGGGCAGCGGGGCGCTTTCTTTGGGTACCCGCCGGTTCAACTGACTCATCGACCGGTCGGCGCTACGTCCAACTGGCCGAAGATGAATACTGGGGCTGGCTTGACCCTGCGGATGACCCATCCTTACAGCCATCTGTCACGCCCTATCAACCCATCGTTCGCGATCGCGCCGCTGTTGTCAAGGCTATCGAAGCGATCATTGCCTTTTGCGAGGCTGCCCGCGCTGTTCCCCACACCTATCTCTGGGGGGGGACAGTCGCTCCGAACTATGACTGCTCAGGATTGATGCAGGCAAGCTTTGCCAGTCAGGGCATTTGGTTGCCGCGGGATGCCTACCAACAGGAGGCTTTTACGATGCCGCTGCTGCCGACAGGAACTTCCCCGGAAGCGGCTGTGCCTTACCTAGAGCGTGGAGATTTGGTGTTCTTTGGCACCAAGGAGAAAGCGACCCACGTTGGCCTCTACGTGGGGGAAGGCTGCTATCTCCATAGCTCGGGCAAGGAATTCGGTCGTAATGGAATTGGCATTGATACCCTTTTGCCAAGCCCTGATCCGGTGAGTACGGCTTATCGGCAGCAGTTTCGTGGTGCTGGCCGCGTAATGGGCAGTTACCTGCCAGTGGGCTAG
- a CDS encoding GuaB3 family IMP dehydrogenase-related protein, with protein sequence MTIQLGGHRTARRAYGIDEIALVPGSRTLDPQLADTRWQLGTIERQIPIIASAMDGVVDVTMAVKLSQMGALGVLNLEGIQTRYADPNPILERIASVSTEEFVPLMQELYAQPIQPELIQQRIQEIKSQGGIAAVSLTPAGASRFGDTVAAAGADLVFVQATVVSPSHLAPEAVAPLDLADFCGRMPMPVILGNCVTYEVALSLMRCGAAAILVGIGPGAACTSRGVLGVGVPQATAIAECAAARDAYFQETQRYVAVIADGGLVTGGDVCKCIACGADAVMMGSPFARAKEAPGRGYHWGMATPSPVLPRGTRIHVGTTGTLEQILRGPAQLDDGTHNFLGALQTSMGTLGAKDLREMQQVEIVIAPSLLTEGKVYQKAQKLGMGR encoded by the coding sequence ATGACCATTCAACTTGGGGGACACCGCACCGCCCGCCGTGCTTACGGCATTGATGAAATTGCCTTAGTTCCCGGTAGTCGCACCCTAGACCCCCAATTAGCAGACACCCGCTGGCAGTTGGGAACGATCGAGCGGCAGATTCCGATTATTGCCAGTGCTATGGATGGTGTTGTGGATGTCACAATGGCGGTCAAACTGAGCCAGATGGGTGCCCTAGGGGTATTAAACCTAGAGGGGATTCAAACCCGTTACGCCGATCCCAACCCAATTCTGGAGCGGATTGCCAGCGTCAGCACGGAAGAATTTGTGCCCCTGATGCAGGAACTGTATGCCCAGCCCATTCAACCTGAGCTAATTCAGCAGCGGATTCAGGAAATTAAGTCCCAAGGGGGGATTGCGGCGGTCAGCTTAACACCGGCTGGTGCCAGCCGCTTTGGCGATACGGTAGCGGCGGCAGGCGCTGATCTGGTCTTTGTGCAGGCAACGGTGGTGTCCCCCTCCCACCTTGCCCCTGAGGCCGTAGCGCCCCTTGACTTGGCGGACTTCTGTGGACGCATGCCCATGCCCGTCATCCTTGGCAACTGCGTCACCTACGAAGTGGCTCTCAGTTTAATGCGCTGTGGCGCTGCCGCGATTCTGGTGGGGATTGGCCCCGGGGCAGCCTGCACTTCGCGGGGGGTCTTGGGGGTAGGCGTTCCCCAAGCGACGGCGATCGCCGAGTGTGCTGCCGCCCGAGATGCCTATTTCCAAGAAACCCAACGCTATGTGGCGGTCATTGCCGATGGCGGATTAGTAACCGGCGGTGATGTTTGCAAGTGTATTGCCTGTGGTGCCGATGCGGTGATGATGGGGTCGCCCTTTGCCCGCGCCAAGGAAGCGCCCGGTCGCGGTTATCACTGGGGCATGGCCACTCCCAGTCCGGTGCTCCCGCGGGGCACCCGTATTCATGTGGGCACAACGGGCACGCTGGAGCAAATTTTGCGCGGCCCCGCCCAACTCGATGATGGCACCCATAACTTCCTAGGAGCCTTGCAAACCAGTATGGGTACTCTTGGGGCAAAGGATTTACGGGAAATGCAGCAAGTCGAAATTGTCATTGCCCCCTCGCTGCTCACGGAGGGTAAAGTCTATCAAAAAGCTCAGAAGCTGGGGATGGGACGCTAG
- the glyS gene encoding glycine--tRNA ligase subunit beta, whose amino-acid sequence MPKSGQHTFLLEVGTEDLPARFVASAIAQWQERVPAALQEHQLRGTAQVFATPRRLAVLIEGLPPQQPDQSVEIKGPAASVAFRDGQPTPALLGFLRSRQADLQEIELRPTPKGDVVYLKQVRPGQPTPELLSQLAQEWITSLDGPRFMRWGDGELRFSRPIRWLVALWDDQVLPVVLHSQSVRIVSDRHTVGHRVLAAGRRISLSGAKDYTAALEQAGVLVSPEARTAKIRQQILDLAATAGGWVDLDSPLLEEVTHLVEWPTAILGAFESRFLELPLAVITTVLVSHQRYFPVYTDERRHSLIPAFITIGNGDPAATPLIRAGNERVIRARLADAEFFYKADTAQPLEAYVAKLAAVTFQDGLGSMAAKGERITALATTIAKALKCTATDLAVIERTAYLCKADLVTQMVGEFPELQGYMGQVYATVAGEPPAVATGIFEHYLPRFAGDQLPLSLPGQVVGLADRLDTLVSLFGLGLCPSGSSDPFALRRAANAVITILWQGRLHLNLLALLEEYSQQFCQQFQAKLSPNDLQGQLTQFFTQRLRTLLQDEHGIDYDLVNAIIPEEVPHLQARALADVVDAGDRAQFLQQLRDSGQLQTIYPTVNRAARIARQGHLDPHQLDLGCIQPKAFEAPIETEFYNALKAVLPTVQEAQRSRTYTDIVSALQTLAPIVSRFFDGEESVLVMAETAPVRANRLALLGLLRNCAAVIGDFGAIVPAEGQP is encoded by the coding sequence ATGCCAAAGTCTGGTCAGCATACGTTCCTTTTAGAGGTGGGAACCGAGGATCTGCCCGCACGTTTTGTGGCTAGCGCGATCGCCCAGTGGCAAGAAAGGGTTCCGGCAGCATTGCAGGAACACCAGCTTAGGGGCACCGCTCAGGTATTTGCCACCCCGCGGCGCTTAGCCGTCCTGATTGAGGGGCTGCCCCCCCAGCAGCCGGATCAATCCGTTGAGATTAAAGGCCCCGCCGCCAGTGTGGCCTTTCGGGATGGCCAGCCGACCCCTGCCTTGCTGGGGTTTTTGCGCTCTCGCCAAGCAGACCTACAGGAGATTGAACTGCGCCCCACCCCCAAAGGAGATGTGGTGTACCTCAAGCAGGTACGCCCCGGCCAGCCAACCCCTGAGTTGTTGAGTCAACTCGCTCAGGAGTGGATCACCTCCCTTGATGGGCCTCGCTTTATGCGCTGGGGGGACGGCGAATTGCGCTTTTCCCGCCCGATTCGCTGGTTAGTGGCACTGTGGGACGATCAGGTGTTGCCCGTTGTGTTGCACAGCCAGTCGGTTCGTATTGTCAGCGATCGCCACACCGTCGGCCATCGCGTGCTTGCCGCTGGTCGGCGCATCTCCCTGTCGGGTGCCAAGGACTATACGGCGGCGCTGGAGCAGGCGGGGGTGCTGGTTTCGCCCGAAGCTCGCACGGCCAAAATCCGGCAGCAGATATTAGACCTAGCCGCTACAGCCGGTGGTTGGGTGGATCTCGACAGCCCCCTGCTGGAAGAGGTCACCCACTTAGTGGAGTGGCCAACGGCAATTTTAGGGGCTTTTGAGTCCCGGTTTTTAGAGCTACCGCTGGCAGTGATCACAACTGTTCTTGTATCGCACCAGCGCTATTTCCCGGTCTATACCGATGAGCGCCGCCACAGTCTGATCCCCGCCTTTATTACGATTGGCAATGGGGATCCGGCGGCAACCCCCCTGATTCGGGCGGGCAATGAACGGGTCATCCGCGCTCGCCTTGCCGATGCTGAATTTTTCTATAAGGCAGACACGGCGCAGCCCCTAGAGGCTTACGTGGCCAAACTGGCGGCGGTCACCTTCCAGGATGGACTGGGGTCGATGGCCGCCAAAGGGGAGCGGATCACCGCCCTCGCCACCACCATTGCCAAGGCGCTGAAGTGTACAGCCACCGATCTTGCGGTCATTGAACGAACCGCCTACCTCTGCAAAGCGGATCTGGTGACCCAGATGGTGGGAGAGTTTCCCGAGCTACAGGGGTATATGGGACAAGTCTATGCCACGGTTGCCGGAGAGCCGCCCGCGGTTGCCACTGGCATCTTCGAGCACTACTTACCCCGTTTTGCGGGCGATCAACTTCCCTTGAGTCTCCCCGGACAGGTGGTGGGTCTAGCCGATCGCCTCGATACCTTGGTCTCCCTATTTGGCTTAGGACTGTGCCCCAGTGGCTCCTCGGATCCCTTTGCCCTGCGGCGGGCGGCTAATGCCGTCATCACCATTCTGTGGCAGGGGCGGCTACACCTTAATTTACTGGCGCTGCTAGAGGAGTACAGCCAGCAATTTTGCCAGCAATTTCAGGCCAAGCTTAGCCCCAACGACCTGCAAGGCCAACTGACCCAATTCTTTACCCAACGGCTGCGGACGCTACTCCAGGACGAGCACGGCATTGACTATGACCTAGTGAACGCCATTATTCCTGAAGAGGTACCCCACCTACAGGCCCGTGCCCTTGCTGATGTGGTGGATGCGGGCGATCGCGCCCAATTTTTACAGCAATTGCGAGACTCGGGTCAGTTGCAGACCATCTATCCCACCGTGAATCGTGCCGCCCGTATAGCCCGTCAAGGCCACCTCGACCCACACCAGTTGGATCTGGGGTGCATCCAGCCCAAGGCTTTTGAGGCACCCATTGAAACAGAGTTTTACAACGCCCTCAAGGCCGTCTTACCTACGGTGCAGGAGGCACAACGCAGCCGTACCTACACCGATATTGTGAGTGCCCTACAAACCCTCGCCCCGATTGTGAGTCGCTTCTTTGACGGCGAGGAGAGTGTACTGGTGATGGCCGAGACAGCCCCCGTGCGCGCCAATCGGTTGGCATTGCTGGGGCTGTTGCGCAACTGTGCCGCTGTCATTGGCGATTTTGGTGCCATTGTGCCCGCGGAGGGGCAACCCTAG
- a CDS encoding polyribonucleotide nucleotidyltransferase: MNGLEKIIPLDGRDIKVVLQKFAPQAAGSILISSGETAVLVTANRAGAREGIDFLPLVVDYEERLYAAGRIPGGFLRREGRPPEKAILIGRLIDRPLRPLFPQWLRDDLQVVATTVSLDENVPPDVLAVTGASIAVLLAQIPFNGPMAAVRVGLVGDEFIINPTYQEIERGGLDLVVAGTPDGVVMVEAGANQLPEADMVEAIDFGYEVIQDLIQAQRDLLKELGIEMVQVSPPPVDATLENFIYDRAAAPVQAILKRFEKDKNVRDAALDEVQGAIAQEIAELPPEDPVAVAAAANPKALATLFKAVTKKLMRQQIINEGVRVDGRRLDEVRPIWCEVGVLPDRVHGSALFNRGLTQVLSVTTLGSPADAQALDDLHPEESKRYLHHYNFPPYSVGEVRPLRSPGRREIGHGALAERALEPVLPPKEKFPYVIRVVSEVLSSDGSTSMGSVCGSTLSLMDTGVPISKPVSGAAMGLIKEGDEVRILTDIQGIEDFLGDMDFKVAGTDTGITALQMDMKITGLPVAVIKQAIEQARPARLHILEKMLAVIDKPRLELRDSVPRLLTMQIPPDTIGLVIGPGGKTVRSLSEQFGVKIDIAEEGIVTISAPNAANAKQARNAIEGLTRKLNAGDVYLGKVTRIIPIGAFVEFLPGKEGMIHISQLAEYRVGKVEDEVKIGDEIVVKIREVDSKGRINLTRLGIHPDEAQAVHARATN; the protein is encoded by the coding sequence ATGAATGGTCTAGAGAAGATTATCCCCCTAGATGGCCGGGATATTAAGGTTGTACTGCAAAAATTTGCCCCCCAAGCCGCCGGCTCAATTCTGATCAGTTCTGGCGAAACTGCCGTACTTGTTACCGCTAATCGTGCGGGGGCGCGTGAGGGGATAGATTTTCTCCCCCTGGTGGTGGATTACGAAGAACGTCTGTATGCCGCTGGTCGCATCCCCGGCGGTTTTTTGCGGCGGGAGGGTCGCCCCCCCGAAAAAGCTATTCTTATTGGTCGCCTCATTGATCGGCCATTGCGCCCCCTCTTTCCCCAATGGTTACGGGACGACTTACAAGTGGTGGCCACCACCGTCTCCCTAGATGAAAATGTCCCCCCGGATGTGCTGGCGGTCACGGGAGCCTCTATTGCGGTACTACTGGCGCAAATTCCCTTTAATGGCCCGATGGCGGCGGTACGGGTGGGGCTGGTGGGGGATGAGTTTATTATTAACCCCACCTACCAAGAAATCGAGCGCGGCGGCCTTGATCTGGTGGTGGCGGGCACCCCCGACGGCGTGGTCATGGTGGAAGCGGGCGCGAATCAACTGCCTGAAGCCGATATGGTAGAAGCCATTGATTTTGGTTATGAAGTGATCCAAGACCTAATCCAAGCCCAGCGGGATCTCCTCAAAGAGCTAGGCATTGAGATGGTTCAGGTGTCACCGCCCCCTGTGGATGCCACCTTGGAAAACTTTATCTACGATCGCGCGGCAGCCCCTGTACAGGCCATTCTGAAACGATTTGAAAAGGATAAGAATGTGCGCGACGCGGCGCTTGACGAGGTGCAAGGGGCGATCGCCCAAGAAATTGCCGAACTGCCGCCAGAGGATCCGGTGGCCGTTGCCGCTGCCGCCAACCCCAAAGCCCTGGCCACCCTCTTTAAGGCGGTCACCAAAAAGCTGATGCGCCAACAAATTATTAATGAGGGGGTGCGGGTCGATGGCCGCCGCCTCGATGAAGTGCGCCCCATCTGGTGTGAAGTGGGTGTCCTGCCGGATCGCGTCCACGGCAGCGCCCTATTTAACCGCGGCCTCACCCAAGTGCTGTCGGTCACCACCCTTGGTTCCCCCGCCGATGCCCAAGCCCTAGACGATCTGCACCCGGAAGAGAGTAAGCGCTACCTCCACCACTACAACTTTCCGCCCTACTCGGTGGGGGAGGTCAGGCCGCTGCGCTCCCCTGGGCGGCGCGAAATTGGCCATGGTGCCCTTGCCGAGCGTGCCCTTGAACCGGTGCTGCCCCCCAAAGAGAAGTTTCCCTACGTGATTCGTGTGGTTTCGGAGGTTCTCTCCTCCGATGGCTCTACCTCCATGGGGTCGGTGTGCGGCTCTACCCTGTCGCTGATGGATACCGGCGTACCCATTAGCAAACCGGTGAGTGGTGCGGCCATGGGACTGATCAAGGAAGGGGATGAGGTGCGCATCCTCACGGATATTCAAGGGATTGAGGACTTCCTTGGGGATATGGACTTCAAAGTCGCCGGTACCGATACCGGCATTACGGCGCTGCAAATGGATATGAAAATTACCGGCCTACCGGTGGCGGTAATTAAGCAGGCCATTGAACAGGCTCGCCCGGCTCGCCTCCACATCCTTGAAAAGATGTTGGCCGTCATCGACAAACCCCGCCTAGAATTGCGCGATAGCGTGCCGCGACTGCTAACGATGCAGATTCCCCCCGACACCATTGGCCTTGTGATTGGCCCGGGCGGCAAAACGGTGCGCAGTCTCTCCGAGCAGTTTGGTGTCAAGATTGATATTGCGGAAGAGGGAATTGTGACCATCAGTGCCCCCAACGCTGCCAACGCCAAGCAGGCTCGCAATGCCATTGAGGGCTTAACCCGTAAACTGAATGCCGGAGATGTCTATCTGGGTAAAGTGACGCGGATTATCCCCATTGGTGCCTTTGTCGAGTTTTTGCCCGGGAAAGAGGGTATGATCCATATTTCCCAACTGGCGGAGTACCGCGTCGGCAAAGTTGAAGATGAAGTGAAGATTGGCGATGAAATTGTGGTCAAAATTCGCGAAGTTGACAGCAAAGGACGCATTAATCTCACCCGTTTGGGCATTCATCCCGATGAGGCACAAGCGGTTCATGCGCGTGCCACCAACTAA